Part of the Permianibacter fluminis genome, TGGTTGCAGGCAGCGGTATTCGCGCCGTTTATGCGCGCCCACACCGAGCAGGCCACACCGGATCAGGAGCCGTGGTCCTTTGGTGCCCAGCACGAGGCGATCAATCGTCGCGCGATCGAGCTGCGTTATGAATTGCTGCCGCAGATTTACAAGGTGATGGAAGAGGCGAGTCGCACCGGCGTGCCGGCGCTGAGGCCGTTGTTTCTGGAGTTTCCCACTGACCCGCAAACCTGGTCGCGCGATGATCAATTTCTGTTCGGTGCGGATCTGCTGGTGGCGCCGGTCATTGTGGAAGGCGTGAGCCAACGCGATATTTATCTGCCAGCCGGTGACTGGTTTGATTACTGGACCGGAGCGCTGCAGCGCGGCGGGCAGACGATACGGGTTCCGGTCAGTCTGAGTTCCTTGCCGATTTATGTCCGCGCCGGTGCGTTTGTGTTTCACCAGCCCGTTGTCCAGCACACTGGGGAAATGGCTGGCCTGCCGTTGCAAGTGGATATCTACCCGGCCAGTGACTCGCACGGCGAATGGTACGAAGACGATGGCGAGAGTCTGGCCTACCAACGCGGCGAGCAGTCGCGACGCACGTTCCGGCAACAACGTGACCGCCATGCAACGACGTTGACCATCAGTGCAAGCGAGGGCCGCTATCGGCCTGCTGCCCGTCAGCTGGACTTGCTGTTGGTTGGCGAGCATGCCGGCAAGCGCGTACTCGTAAACGGCAAGCTGTTAGCGCAGCAGGCGCCGAACGCACCTGCGAGTGTCGGGCCTCACTGGACGCAAACGGAACGCGGTCTGTTGATACGGCTTGCCGATGACGCCAAGGCCATGCAGATATCAATTCAACATTGAATGGGGAAGGGCTGATGCGCAAATGGCGAGCGGTTTTGCAGCATTCGCTGCTGTTGGTTGTGCTGTCAGTGTTGAGCGGGCTGACAACAGCAGCTGATAAAGTGCCGACTGTAACCGCCGGTACCATCGAGCGATTGCCGGCATTCCCTTCGCAGTATGTCACCGCGCGTAATGTCGATGTCTGGCTGCCGCCGGGTTACCCCAATGCCGCTCCGTATGCCGTGTTGTACATGCACGATGGCCAGATGTTGTTTGATGGCGCCATCACCTGGAACCGGCAGGAATGGCAAGTCGATGAAATCGGATCGGCGCTGATTCAGAGCGGCAAGACTCGGCCGTTCATCGTGGTCGGCATCTGGAATGCGGGCGCCGCTCGCGCGAGTGAGTATTTTCCGCAGCGGGCATTTGAACGACTGACCGCAGCACAGCAGCAGGAACTTCATTCGTTCTATGCCGATGCCACCGGTGGCAACAAACGCTTTCCGGTGCCGATGTCGGCTGACCGCTATCTGAAGTTTCTGGTCAGCGAGTTGAAGCCCGCCATCGATGCCCGCTACGCCAGCAGCCGCGACCGCAAGGACACCATGCTGATGGGCTCCAGCATGGGCGGTCTCATCTCGCTGTATGCGTTGGCGGAATACCCGGCGGTGTTCGGCGCGGCAGGCTGCCTGTCCACGCATTGGCCCGGCACCTTGCCGGACAGCGCCGACAATCCCGTGCCCGCCGCCATCTTTGACTATCTGCGCGAACGGCTGCCAGCGGCAGGCTCGCATCGGCTGTACTTTGATCACGGCACCGAAACGCTGGATGCCAGCTATGCCGCGCGCCAGCAGGTGGTTGATAGCATCCTGCGGCAGAAAGGCTATTCCGATGCCAACTGGCGCAGCCTGACGTTTCCGGGAGCCGAGCATAACGAGCAGGCCTGGAGTGCCCGGCTGGTCATCCCGCTGAGCTTTCTGCTCGGCACCGAGCGGTCTTCGGATGCCGGGCCAAAAGCCGATTGAACCGACCTGAAAATGTGCGGCAATC contains:
- a CDS encoding alpha/beta hydrolase — its product is MRKWRAVLQHSLLLVVLSVLSGLTTAADKVPTVTAGTIERLPAFPSQYVTARNVDVWLPPGYPNAAPYAVLYMHDGQMLFDGAITWNRQEWQVDEIGSALIQSGKTRPFIVVGIWNAGAARASEYFPQRAFERLTAAQQQELHSFYADATGGNKRFPVPMSADRYLKFLVSELKPAIDARYASSRDRKDTMLMGSSMGGLISLYALAEYPAVFGAAGCLSTHWPGTLPDSADNPVPAAIFDYLRERLPAAGSHRLYFDHGTETLDASYAARQQVVDSILRQKGYSDANWRSLTFPGAEHNEQAWSARLVIPLSFLLGTERSSDAGPKAD